The DNA region TGTAAGTCATTCGCCAAAACAGTGTTCTAAACTAATTTATATTACAGACAGAACACTAGTCTGAGACAGAGTGatcttcattttcctctttcctgatATTTGTGGCTTTATTCTGGTACTGGTCCAGGAAAACACACCCATGAGCACCTCTAAAGCAGAGTTCATGGTGATTGTGTTACTGCATTACTACTACACACTGTTGGATCAGGATCAAATTGCTCAGCAGTCTGCAGAATCAATGCCCAAGTGAAATGACAATCAAACTACCTTTTGTTTCCAGAGccagaaaagcaaattttactTTGGTTAAGGAAATAATTCTCAACTTTATTGTATCCTTGTAGCACATCAGAAGATAGAGCAGGTGGCCAGATTAAAGCCTGATTGTAGGAAAGAACACAGATCAATTAGTTCCCCATGAAAGGGAATATTACAGGGAAGGAATTCAGATAATCATATCTATTTTTCTTAATGAACATAAAAATGGCAAACACTTTACTGTTTGCCCCTAACAATGCAAGAATTCAGTTACCTTCCTATTAGTTAGGTCTcaaaaaccaaaaggaaaacttGGCATTGCAAATCCCTCTAGCATTTCAGCTTGGGAATAGTCAGTATTCTTTCAagttaataaaaatgcaatataATATAGAGTGCaacactgcagaaatgctgTTGATGTTGCACATATTCATATTACATTTCATCTATTGTCATGCTAGAGGCCCATTGTAAATTAATTTGGCAGATAAATTTACAATGGCAATTTGCCTTCCAGTTGTATAATTTATTCAtgtcagaaataatttattatattcTCCCTTAAACcaatcttttctctttttttttcttcctaggGTACCACCTTAGTAAATAAAATCTATTGTTTACACTGAGCCTTGTGTGACTTCACAGTGGTCAGTCAATAACCTCAAGGGGATAGTTTTGGTCACATTAGTGGTCACTTATTTGTATAGATGATGGAGTGTCCTGGTCCCATCTGTACATATATTACTTTCTTTTGTCTTAGAGGCACTGTTGGAAAGAATAATTAGGTCCATCTGCAGGAAAGGATCAGCCTTAGGGGATTCAGGTAAGTAAAATAAATGCCAAGGGGAAAAAGTGCCGAGGGGCATGTTTTGAAAATCAAACTGTTTTTCATAACATTAATGGGGAAATTACATACAGAAGGAGATAGAAAGAAAAGTAAACCCGTCATTTATTCTGGGTTATTTCAGCCTGACCTGATAAACATCTATTGCTGCTGTCGTAGGAAAAAGGATCTATGAAGTGGGCTAAAGTAAAGCCCATGGGCAACATTCTCAGCTAATACAGATCAGTATAACTTTCTGATCCTCACTTTATAACAAGTAGAGACTTGAGTTGTGTCTGCCAGAGTGATGTTATTTCTGTCCTTCATTTGAGTGATCGGACATGCAGTAAACTGATCCTAATTCAcattctatcttttttttttttttgtaatggtGCTATATAACTTATGGGTCTTTCATCacatctctgttttcctttcctttaatcttctttccatattttcttccttctctttccttccctttccttcaaACAGTTCAGCATGCAAATGAATCTCATAGCATTGAGCTAACTGATATGATCACAGCTTGTAAAATAGTAACTCAGCTCTTACTGacttttatataatttattaatttatatgtAATTAATTGGTGTAACTAATGCATAAACCATGTGAAATTTGCTGCCATTTAAGTTACATCTTGCTCTGTTGCCTTATCAGCCTAAGTGGGGATTTATGTTCCACAATGCAATGGGATTGCAATCCTCAATGTTTTCATGAAACAccaaatggaaaaacaaaaccaccacttTTCTCACTGAGCTTAGGCTGTATTAAGGGACATACATATTAGAGATGTTTTACTTTTAAACTTTTGTTGGAGCAAAGTTAGGTTCCTACTGAGTTTGGAGTTTAACTCATGATGACTTCTAAATTAATTAGAGTAAAGCCAGAGAAACTTGAAGGcttatttttgagaaaaataggaaaatcataaattatttaaaggaAACGAGAAGCAGAATGCAGAAAGGATACAAAAAGAAGTGTAACTCAAAGGATAAGGGGGGGATGACTGTCGGTGATCAATTCAACTACCATGTGTATATAAGGAACTGCAGGTGAGAGGGAAGCCGTGGGCTCTGGAAGTGCACGTGCCTgtctcctgcctgtgctggcagcactgtaCCCTCACTCTCAGAGGGGAGCAACTCCTTCTGGGGTTGAACAAGATCTAATTCTGAATAGTTGTTAGGTCTGCTTTAcgcagaaggaaggaaaactggACGTACTGGAAGGAAACTGCCTTTCTGTATAAGGTGTGAATCTGTACACATTGCCACAGAGAGGCAGTTAGACACTCTAGAGTGTAACTGAGTTTTTGTTTTAGAAGCTGTATTGTATAGGTGGAACGGTGCCTCATGGTATTTAGGTAAGAtaataacataaataaaaatgtaatttaatatcTCTATATTTTTGATAAATAGCTCAATGTGCTGCCATTGCAGAATAGAGCCTTTATTGACTGAAGGCACTTCTTCCTTGCAGCCTGATGCACTTTCTAGATGAAGGGTATTTTGAAGGCTCCCTCTTGGTCAATGACCACAGTGCAACACCTGGAACACGTCCTGCATCTTAGAGACACTCTCAGGTGACATCTGGTGGAGTAGTTCTTGTTTGTGTCAGTGGGTCAGCAAACAAAAGAACTTAAATGGGcctttaaataataaattgttATTCCTAAAATCTTCTGAGCCAGTTTATTTTCTCATGTAGAGATAAGAGTTACCATCTGGTTTATGCTGCTCATACTCATTGTCATAGGTAGCTAAGGACTTTGTGCTGCAAAGAGTGAGCTGTAACATTTCAACTGTGGTCCAGGTATACACATTCTGCAGGATTCTGGAAGCAAAGCTGGACCATGGTAGCATGTTTTGAGTTGTGCAATTGGGAAGTTGAAACTGGGAGTCTGAGCAGggtttttcttcagtgtttcatACACTTTACAGGCTTGGTATGTGTTTGTTGGGCCTGCAGCCTTACATTTGAAAATCTTAAGCCTACTTGCAATAGGaaattttttgtgtgtctgtctTTATTTTCACAAGCATTTTTCTTTGAGGTGATTTGAAATTTTCAACAAAGTAGTTCAGATGGAGACTAATTTATTGTCATTTGCTAAAACAATTGAAGGATGCTTCATGGTCTGGTTTTTGTTCTGGGTTTGTGttgttctgtttctctttttagaGAAACCCTATTATTGGAAACAGAtatttctctctgaaatgttcatttcctggaaaaaaacccagatttttcatcaaaatatttcagttaaaGAACTATGGCTTGTCTCCAGGGTGTTCTTCTAAAAAGGCAGAAACACAAATCAGTAGGAAAAGAGTGACAATCAACAGACAAATACTTGGTTCCGCTCTATGATTCTTACTCAGGTGAAATTCTTCCTGGAGTAAAAAATGAGAGCAAATTTCAGCATATATAGAATCCTGCCTAATATACTAAAGTAACTCCCAGAACTACTCATTTTCCAGGAGTAAACACATTTTATACATCACTCAAGTAACCTACATATTCATTTTAGAGAATCTAACAAGTGAAGCATGGTTGTGAATGTACCCTGAAGTTGGCTCAGCAAAGGTTTTCCTATAATTAAAATACATCTGGCTCTGTTCTGAGTGGGAAATAACAGGCCTCTGAATGTTTCGAGTATTTCCTTatgcacaacagcagcagaaaaactcCATATGCCTTAACCTGTCAAATTCTGTTCCATTTTATTATATTGATAAATCAACTGCAATAAGGAACTTTAATCTAGCATCTTTGACCTGAAACTGGGGGATTCAAAGCAAAGACAATGGAAATCAATCACGAAAAGTATGAGAAGCTCAGAACAGCACTCAAATCTTTAGTACACTGGTGTTGATTTAAGTAAGTGTGAAATAGCTTGCTGTGTTTCTCCATAAAAGCTTCTAACCACCACGGACACTGTTCCTCCTGATGCCAGCTCTGCACCtccatcctcctgctgccagtggTGCCCCAGAGCACTGAGGGGATGCGTGGCTGTGGCCGGGGAATGTTTTAGGCGTTGTGTGTCTTTGTCCTTCACGCTTCTCGAAGGGGAGACGGCTCAGGCCAGCGACAGCTTCCTTACAGCAGTTCCCTATCCTGGCAAGGGCTGTGCTCCTTGGCACCCCTTGGGCCTGCTGGCTGCCCCAGTGAGCAGTGTTGGGGGCAGGTTGGCTGCTGGGAGACCCGTGCGTGCGGGGAGCTCGGGCTGAGGTGTAATGGGCTGCTGTGCCTCGGCCCTGCCGTGGTGGGGTCAGCCCAGCGTGAGCCTAGAGAGACTGAGCCTGCTTGGATtgccctctgctttccctgcctgcctctgggGCTTTTCATCAAATCCTCACTGTCCACCTCATTTGTGGGACAAGTAACAATCGGGCTCTCGTTCTtgggcagccccaggagaggcagctgtggAGCCTGCAAGGCAGGTGGCAAGCGGTGATGGATGGAGAGGGCAGGAAGGATGGATGGAATcaatggatggatggatggatggatggatggatggatggatggccATGACTGGGAGGGGGCTGGCTGTCTGGCGGCGTGGTGCTGGCCCTGGGGGAAGGGGTGGGGGGCCGGGTGGGTGTGCCCGGCTCTCCCTGCCGTTGCCGCCGCGGTCCGCCCCACTCACAAGGTGCCTGAGCCGGAGAGCGAGCAGCAGCGCCGCGTCCCTGCCGCCCTccgcagcgcccgccccgccaTGCCCAACTTCGCCGGCACTTGGAAGATGAGGAGCAGCGAGAATTTCGACGAGCTACTCAAGGCGCTGGGTGAGGCGCGGGGGAGCCGGGCAGcgggctgaggggacacggggtgGCAGCTGCAGCCGCGCTCCGGTGCCCGGTGTCTCCCAGGAGAGCTCCGTGCGCCGGCCGCGGGCAGGAGAGGCTCCCGCCGGTGCGGGGCTCGGCTCAGAGCCCTACCCGGGGAGGAGCGGTCGAGGCACGGCACGGTCCCCGCCTCACCTACGGGCGCCGGCGGTCCTGCCcggggagctgggctgcctgTGGCGCGGGGTTCTGCCGGGGAGCCTCTGCAGAGCCCGCGTGTGCCGGCCGTGCGGAGCCCGCCGCAGCGCCgcggctctgccctgggctgcgCGCCGTGCCCCGGCCGCTCGCCCCGCTCCCCGATCTGCGTGATGCTGGGcgagcacagcccagggcacggCTGGCAACTTCAAACTGTTTCTTCTCCGCTTCGCCCAGGTGTTAATGCCATGCTCAGGAAAGTGGCGGTGGCAGCCGCCTCCAAACCCCATGTGGAGATCCGCCAGGACGGGGACCAGTTCTACATCAAAACTTCCACCACTGTCCGCACCACTGAGATCAACTTCAAAATCGGGGAGAGCTTTGAGGAGGAGACGGTGGATGGCCGAAAGTGCAGGGTAGGAGGAGACCTGGGgcatgtgtatgtgtgtgggGAGTGTGTGTGTCACCGAGTTCTCTTTAGATGAAACAAGCACATCTGCTGCCCACGTCCCCAGACATAGCAGTGCTGCCCTCCACCCTCTTACCAGAAGCACTCCTGGGGGTTCTTGGTGGTCACCATTTCTCTTGTCCCTCTTTCAGGATAAAACTAAAATCTGAAGGCAACAGGACATGTCAGGTCCCAAAAGCAGAGTTCAGGTATCTGGTTTCCAGCTTGGCAGGGTTTAGTTCTTCTCTTTTTGCTTCCCTCTCCCCTGAAGACCTCAGCTGCAGCGAaagctctccccatcttctgTCTCTGACTAAAACATGGAAAATGGTGGAGCAAGAGAGACCTCAAGAGTCAGGATTTAGTGCACAAATCTGACAGCTTTTGTCCTAGGTTGAATCAGATGAGTTCTCAAACAGGACCACAGATTGTTGCTAGTTTGGGGCTGAAATTCTCTTTCCCACCCTTGCCAAGTGCATGTGTCCAGTTTGCTGATAGATAGCTCTTAACAGTGTAAGACAGACTTTCAGCTGGCACTATACCAGCCACAGTTACACCATCTCCTTCAGCAGAACTGCATTAGAGGGCATTCACTGGAGAGTTTTGGTCTTGATTTTATGTGTGAGACCCTGCTCCTCTACCTTTGTAACCACTTCTGTGGCCATGGAGGGGGATTTTAGTCAGCAGCATCTGCACCAGGGTTTTGCTGGTGTAGGTATGTGAGATCTGAGGTTTGGGGAACTGGGCTATGGTCGTAGCTGCCTTTTGAAAACCATTATTGAAGGCATGAGTTAGTTATGCTTTCTTCAGGCAGTTTAGTCTCATAATTGCAAAGAAGTATATATAAAACTCTATTTGTACTTGTTTTTTAAGAGTTTTATATATAATCAGAATGTAGTCTCAAATGAGGATCCAGTTTTA from Prinia subflava isolate CZ2003 ecotype Zambia chromosome 15, Cam_Psub_1.2, whole genome shotgun sequence includes:
- the CRABP1 gene encoding cellular retinoic acid-binding protein 1; amino-acid sequence: MPNFAGTWKMRSSENFDELLKALGVNAMLRKVAVAAASKPHVEIRQDGDQFYIKTSTTVRTTEINFKIGESFEEETVDGRKCRSLATWENENKIYCKQTLIEGDGPKTYWTRELANDELILTFGADDVVCTRIYVRE